TCGGATGACTCCGGGACGCAACTTCGTTATCCGCGGTTCACATATTAAAGTAGTGGGTGAAGATGCTTCGGTCGGGGTTACATTCCGTAAAAAGACCGATGACACGACCGTCAAACTGGAAGAGGACATGTTTGGTACAAATAATCCGTCCGAATTGATATTTATTGTTCCGTCCGAATTGTCTGATGGTGATTATGAATTGATAATAACTACTCAATATACTAAGAATAGTGGTTTGTTGTTGAAAGAACCTCGTTCGGTATCTGTTCCGGTCTATGTGGGCGAGAAATCGGATGAAGAAGACGATCGTCCGGTGATAGAATAACCGGACTTTTATCGGTTTTTACTGACTCCGACCCTTCCCTAACACTAGGGAATGCGTTTCCTTAGTACTAGGGAAGGGGCTTCCTTAGTGCTGGAGAAGAGGTGGAGTGTTATCTAATAAACAATCATAAAACAAATAGATCATGAAACGGAGGGATTTTTTAAGAAACACAGGCTTGTTGGCCTCTTCATCTGTTATTTTTGGACATACAGAATTGTTGGAAGCCAAGCAGGTCGAAGCAGCTAAAGTCATGTCGGCAGCACCGGATGACTTGGATGCGAAATTGGATAAACCATTAACTGCCGTTATTATAGGAGCTGGAAGTCGTGGAAATACGTATGCGCTATATGCAGACCGCTATCCGGGATCGCTTCAGATAGTGGGCGTATCCGATATCAATGAGTTTCGTAGGAAAGGAATGGGCGACCGTTTCTCGGTGAAAGCCTCTCATCGATTTGGTGATTGGAGCGAGGTGTTCAAACAACCTAAATTTGCTGACATTATGATTATCACTACTCCAGATTACCTGCATTATGAACCTTGTATGAAGGCTTTGGAGATGGGGTATCATGTGTTGTTGGAAAAACCAGCAGCACAGACCGAAAAAGAATGTACCGATATCTTAAAGCAATCCCGTAAATATAATCGTATTGTCGCTATTTGTCATGTGCTCAGATATGCACCTTATTTTAAGGCTCTTAAAGAGACGGTTGATTCCGGGAAAATCGGTGAGTTGGTCAGTATCCAGCATTTGGAGCCTATCGAGCGTATCCATTTCTCCCATTCGTATGTGCGGGGAAATTGGAATAACTCCAAGAAAACAACCCCTGCCGTCATTTCAAAATCGTGTCATGATTTGGATATTTTGCGTTGGATTGTCGGGAAACCCTGTAAGGAAGTGACTGCTTTCGGTTCTCTTTCGTATTTCAAATCTTCTAAAGCTCCGAAAGGGGCAGCCAAGCGTTGTTTGGATTGTCCGATAGAGGCACAATGTGCTTTTTCAGCTAAAAGGGTTTATTATGATAGACGGGATTGGCTGAATGTCTTTGATTTGAGCGGAGATAGGCAACAACAGGGCGAACAGATTCTCTCTTATTTGCGTACCACCGATTACGGGCGTTGTGTATTTTATTCAGACAATGACCAACCGGATCATTTTATCATGAATATGAAGTTTGAAAACGATGTAACGGTTGCATTTTCGATGGAAGCACTGACCTCTTATGCCGGTCGTCGTACACGCATTATGGGAACAAAAGGGGATATTGTAGGTGATATGCAAACATTTACTTTAACAGATTTTCTGACTGGTAAGCAGGAGAAGTGGGGTACGGATATCAGTGACGGACATGGTGGAGGTGACTTACGCTTGGTAAGAGATTTGTTGTGGGCTGTTGATAAGGAAGACGAGTCGCTTTTGACTAGTACTATTGAAGCCTCCATAGAAAGCCATGTGATGGGGTTCAAGGCGGAAGAATCGCGGTTAAATGGTACGATTGAAAAGTTGTAAAGTATGTGAAATAGTTCTGAAGTAGCAATAATAATCCATAAAAAAGGATGTTTTTTGCTATTCTTTAACATAATTACACGGTGTAATTTTGCTCCGTTTTACGAAAGATAGAATATCATGAAGAAAGGATTATTGTTTTTTATGCTTATGGCAAGTTGTACTATTGGATGGGCTAAAGAGTACCATGTGGCAGTAACAGGTAGCGATGTGGATGAAGGTAGCGCAACAACTCCCTTGCGAACAATCAATGCGGCTGCCCAGAAAGCTTTGCCTGGTGATACGATTACGGTGCATGCCGGAATTTATCGGGAATGGGTGAATCCTCTTTATGGTGGTACAAGCGATTATCAACGAATACTTTATCGGGCAGCAGAAGGAGAATTGGTTGAAATCAAAGGCTCTGAATTAATAAAAGGATGGAAAAAGGAAAAGAAAGGTAATGGGGTATGGAAAGTTATATTACCCAATAGCTTTTTCGGTAATTATAATCCTTATACGGAAGAATTATTCGGTGATTGGTTTGCTGATGGGGGGAGGGTGCATCATACAGGAGATGTTTATTTGAATGATTGTTCGTTGTATGAAGTGCCGAGCGTTGAGAAAGTAATCAACCCGGATACAATTCGGAGTGTTCGTGATCCGGAAGGAACACAACGGGTATGGTCGGCTGTTGTCGACAAAGAGAACACAACCATTTATGCCCATTTCGGAGACCTGGATCCTAATAAAGAGACGGTGGAGATTGCCGTACGTCCAACCTGCTTTTATCCAACCCGTCAAGGTTTGAACTATATTACGATTCGAGGATTCCGGGTAAGTCAGGCGGCTACTCAATGGGCGGCTCCTACGGCGGAACAGGTGGGGATGATTGCTGCGCACTGGTGTAAAGGATGGATTATTGAAAACAATATCTTGAAGAACTCACGTTGCAACGGTATTAGTTTAGGAAAAGAATGTAGTACAGGTCATAATGTGGATGCTATCGATCCAGTGAAACAAATAGATGGTTCATTACATTATATAGAAGTTATTTTTAATACGCTTCGAAACGGTTGGAGCCGTGATAATATTGGTTCTCATATTGTTCGCAACAATACGATTTCGGATTGCGAGCAGACGGGTATCGTTGGTAGTATGGGGGGAGCTTTTAGTGAGATATACGGAAACCATATTTATAATATCTATGTAAAAAGACAATTCGGAGGTGCTGAAATGGGAGGTATTAAACTTCATGCACCGGTTGATACCTATATTCATCATAATGTGATTCATAATGTGGGTACCTTTGGGTTATGGTTGGATTGGATGGCGCAAGGTACGCGGGTGTCATCCAATACATTCTATGAGAATTGGCAGGAAGATATGGTTGTGGAGGTTAATCATGGTCCTTATATTATTGATAATAATCTGTTTTTGTCTGAGCGTGCTGTTTTGGAGTATTCCGATGGCGGTGCTTTTATCAATAACTTGTTTGTCGGTAGCATTACTGCCCGTGGCGATGCCCGTTTTACTCCTTATCATTTGAACCATTCAACAGAGATAAAAGGGGTGGCAGCGATAGCTGGTGGTGATCATCGCTATTATAATAATCTCTTTGTCGGACGAGGAGGAGAGAAGCCGAAAGCCGGCTGTTGTGGCGGTTTTTTCGACTATGGGTTAAGTGCCTACGATTCAGCTAAAATGCCGATAACGGCTAGTGGCAATCTGTTCGTGAATGGTGCCAGATCCCTTTCCGGTAAAGAGGCGGGTGTTGTTTGTAACGATTCAGAGCTTCAGTATGGAATAGAAGAGGATGAAAAGGGAATTTATTTTCATTTGAATATGAATGCAATTTCATTTAAATCAGTAAAAACAGTTTGGGTGGATACGAAAAAGTTGGGAATGACGAAACAAACAGCTCTTCCTTATGACTGCCCTGACGGAAGTCCGTTGGTTTTTGATACTGATTTTCTGGGTAACACTCGTTCTGTAACTCCAACAGTGGGACCTTTTGAAAATTTATCACATAATACTATTCGAATAAAGATTAGATAAGAGAAAAATCATCCGTTAATATAATGAGAATAAATTTAGTTAGAGTAGTACTAATTCTTTTCGTTTTAGGCTGCTCCCGGGGAGCATACGCTCAAAAATATAAAGATCCTAAGATTTCAACAGAAGAACGTGTAGACGATTTGTTGTCGCGAATGACTCTGGATGAAAAACTTTCTCAGATGGGAATGATCAAATTAGATCAAGCCGGTAAAGGAATGGAGGTAGGTGTGGGAGCTTGCGAAAGTCCTTTTATTGGGGCCGAAGAGGTTGTCCGTCTTTCTATTAAAGCAAAACGTTTTTTTCGCGACAGTACCCGATTAGGGATTCCTCCCATTCAGATAGCTGAATGTTTGCATGGCTTTTTATCACATGGTTCGACTGTTTTTCCACAGGCTATTGCACAAGGAAGTACCTGGAATCCTTCTTTGATCAAAGAGATGGCTTCTGTTATTGCATTGGAAGCCAGTAGTGCTGGTGTAGATCAGGCCTTATCTCCTTTATTCGATATTATCAGGGACCCGAGGTATGGGAGGGTTGAAGAATGTTATGGAGAAGATGCTTATCTTGTGGGAGAGATAGGTAGCGCTTTTGTTTGTGGTATGCAGGGTGATCCTGATCAGACAAAAGAACGGATTGCGGATAATAAATTGATGTGTACGGCTAAACATTTTGCAGCCTATTCTGTACCGGTTGCGGGTATAAATCTGGGACCTACATCAATAGGAGAGCGGGAATTGAGAACATCACATTTACCGGCTTTTCAGAAAGCCGTTCAAGATGCTAATATATATTCTGTGATGCCTTCTTACAATGAGATGGATGGAATAGCAGCCCATGAAAGTAAGTTTTTGCTGAAACAAGTATTGAGAGATGAATGGGGATTTCAGGGATATGTGTTTTCTGATTACGGAGCAATAGATATGCTTCATTCTTTCCATAAGACAGCAACCGATCGGAAAGATGCTGCCATGAAAGCGGTAATAGCGGGTGTTGATTTAGATAATACACGTATTAGCTATTTGAGCTTGAAAGAACGCGTACAAAGTGGAGAACTTCCGGAAGCAGTGATAGATACATGTGTCAAACGAATTTTGCGTGTCAAATTTAAAGCCGGTCTGTTCGAAAAAAGCTATCCTGATCCTAAGGTTACTAAACAGGTAATAGGAAATAAGGAGCATAAGGAATTGACTCAGAGGGTAGCGGAAGAGTCGGTTATCTTGTTGAAGAATGAGGCATCCTTACTTCCGCTCGATCGAAAATCCTTGAAGTCTATCGCTGTATTAGGGCCTAATGCAGATCAGGTGCAATATGGTGATTATAGCTATACCAAAGATAATGCATCCGGGGTGACTGTATTGCAGGGAATAAAGGAACTGGCAGGGAAAGATATCTCGGTAAAATATGCCAAAGGTTGTTCTATTTCGGGGATGAGCAAAGATGGCTTTGCTGAAGCTGTTGATGCAGCGAAAGCATCCGACGTTGTCATCTTTGTAATGGGGGAAACAAGTTCTATCCTGTCCGGTATCGGTTGGGGGGATGAGTCTACCAATAAGACTGAAGACCCCAATACTTGTGGGGAGGGATTTGATGTGACAAATATAGATCCTTATGGTGTACAGCGTGAATTATTACAGGAAATATATAGGTTAGGTAAACCGATTGTTTTGGTTATGGTGCATGGTCGTCCCTGGTCAATCACATGGGAAAAAGATAATATTCCGGCTATTCTGGAAGCTTGGTACCCGGGTGAAAAAGGGGGGACGGCTATTGCCCGCATTTTGTTTGGTGAAGTAAATCCATCCGGTCGTTTATCTGTAAGTGTTCCTCAAAGTGTAGGACATATCCCTGTATTTTATAATCATAAACCGTCTGGAAGAGGATTTTATCATTCACCGGGAACGACAGATAGACCTGGTCGTGATTATGTTTTTGCCTCTACGGATCCATTATTTTCTTTCGGTTTTGGATTGTCTTATACGACGTTTGAGTATTCCGATATGAAAGTGTCAAAGAATAATTTTGGTGCAGCAGATATCGTGTCTGTCTCTTTAAATGTGACGAATACGGGAAAACGGGAAGGAAAAGAGGTTGCTCAGTTATATTTCCGTGATATCGTAAGTTCTGTATCTGTTCCTGTTAAGCAATTGATTGGTTTTGAGAAAGTACTATTGGCTCCGGGGGAAACCAAACGTATTACATTTAAAATATCGCCTAAGGATCTGGCTTTGTGGAACGAGGATATGCAGTTTGTCACAGAGCCGGGCTTATTTGAAATTATGGCCGGGCGGTCGGCTGATGATATACTTTTAAGAGAAAATATAGAGTATGTTGAATGATAGGGATAGATAGTGATTTGAGGGTTGTACTATACTGTTAATAGGAGATGACTAGAAAAAACGATCGTTTTTTTTAGTCACGTTTTCCTCTCTTTGTATTTTATATGAAAAAACGACAACTATCTACAAATCAATAATATATATTATTGATTTGTAGATAGTTGTCGTTTTTTCATATAAAATACACAGAGAGGAAAACGTGACTAAAAAAAACGATCCTTTTTTCTAGTCATTTCTTGATGTGGTGGATATTTTTTAATATTTAAATTTAATAGTAATGAGAAAGACGACTTTGTTAAGTGTTTGTCTACCTTTACTTTTTGCCAATGTACTTCCGTCAATAGCGGATAATGGTAAATCGTTGGAAATAGAAGGTGTGACAAGGATTGATCAAGCAGGTAAGACGGTTATGGGTAAAGTAACTGATGCTAATGGAGAACCATTGATTGGTGTAACCATTTTCTTGAAAGGAAATCCGGGAAAAGGAACGATTACGGATATTGATGGGAAATATACCATCTCGGTTCCTGCCGGTGAAGAACTGGTGTTTTCAAGTATCGGGTATGTAAAACAGACATTGGCTGTTAACTCAGGAACCTTGGATGTTGTGATGAAAGAAGATACTCAAAAATTGGATGAGGTGGTTGTTGTCGGATATGGTACGACTACCAAACGTTCAATGATTGCTTCTGTATCCTCTGTTGACTCAGAAGAACTTACAACACTTCCGATTGCGAATATGTCGAAGGGGTTGGCCGGACGTGCTCCCGGTTTGATTGTAAAAACATCCGGTGGTGGTATCAATAATAAGGCACAGATCAGTATCCGTGGGGGGAGTACGCCGCTGGTGGTTATTGATGGGGTTATTCGTAATTATGATGACTTTATCCAAATGCCTTCGGAAGATATCGAATCGCTTAGTTTGTTGAAAGATGCTTCGGCCACAGCGGTGTATGGTTCGCGTGCAGCCGATGGTATCATTCAGATTACAACAAAGAAAGGTAAAAGCGGTAAGGCGTATATTGAATATAATTTCAATATGAGTATGGCTGAACCTGCTTATTGGAAAGAACGTTTGGACTCATGGGATCGTGCGGAATATGCTAATATTGCGAAGAGAAATGATGGACTGCCGGATTCATTTAGTGCCGAACGAATTCAAAAGATGCGTGATGGTAGTGATCCGTTACAGAATAACAATACAAATTATCGGGATCTGGTACTTCGTCGTTTTGCACCCCAAAGTTCTCATGGAATCCGCATGACTGGTGGAACAGAGGCTAATAATTATTATGTGTCGTTGAATCATTTGGATCAAGAGTCGTTATTTAAAAATAATAATTACAATATGCAGCGTACAAACTTCCGTTTGAGTCAAAGTTCGTTGATAAAATCAATAGGTTTGAAGACTACGGCGACATTAGATGGGTACTTGCAGAAAGAGACGGAGCCATATTCTTCTCGTTGTGAAGACATTTGGGCATATTTTAGTCATATTCAGAATTCAACTCCATTATTACCTGCTGTAAATAAATACGGATTACCTTATGATTCTCCAGGAAATTCAGTTGTTGAGCTTGCTAAAGATAATGGATATAAAAATAAGGATGAAAAAACAGTTAATGGTAATTTGAAATTAGAATGGGCTGTGCCTTGGGTAAAGGGTTTGAATTTGAGTGCTACAGGTAATTATCGTTATGGGTTAACGACTTATAAACAATGGCGTAAGGATGCTGCTGCATACGATTGGGATTCGAAAGAACCGAAATATGCGGGACTACCTATGTTGTATAACAAGACAGATTATGGATATACCTGGACGACTCAGTTCTTCGCTAATTACACTAATACTTTTGGAAAACATACTATTAGTGCATTGGCAGGGTATGAAGCGACTTACGGATATTCAAATTCTTATTGGTTGCAACGTGAAAATTATAAGTTCCCTATTGACCAAATTAACGTAGGACCGGAAGATACTCAAAAAAATGGAGGTAGTGAAAGTGAAGCCGGACGTGCCGGATGGGTTGGTCAGGTGAAGTATAATTATGACAATAAATATTTCGTGGAAGGTAGTTTGCGTTATGACGGATCTGATAATTTCCCTGCAGATCGCCGGTGGGGAACATTCTTTTCTGCTTCTTTAGGCTGGTCAATTGCAGATGAGGCTTTTATGGAATCACTTGTAGAAAAGAATATTTTCAATCAGTTGAAATTACGAGCTTCTTACGGTCAGGTCGGTTTGGACAACTGGGGAGATGAAAACAATCCATTCCATATTGGGCGTTTTGAATATTTGACTTCTTATTCTTTGAACAATAAAGCGTATGTGCTGAATGGAGCTTATGTCCCGGGATTCTCTGAAGGAGGTATACCCTCACCGGATATTTCTTGGTTTACTACAGACCAATTTGATGCCGGATTCGATTTTTCATCTTTAAATAATCGTTTATATGGGTCTGTAGATTATTTCTTTTATAAAACGCATGGATTCTTGTATGCTCCGAATCAAGTTGATGTAGGATATACTGATCCGCTTGGTATGTCTTTACCGCGTATATCTACGAATGGTGAACATCGTCGTGCCGGATTTGATTTGTCTTTGGGATGGCGTGATCATGTCGGAGATTTTACGTACGATATTACTGCCAATATGACACGATTTGATCAGCTTTGGGCTTTTGATCCGTCGGAATCCGTATCGAATGTAATGAATCCTTATAAAAGAAGTTCGCAGCAGAAAGGATATTATGGTAATTTGTATCGGAATTTAGGTTTTTATACGGATGCGAATGATGTGTTGAATAGTGTGAAACGTCTAGGTTCTTATGACCTGACTGCTGGCGACTTGAAATATGCAGATTTTAACGGAGATGGCAAAATTGATGATTCAGATATGGTTCGTTCGGGTAAAAACAGTTTTCCACGTATGAACTATGGTATCAATATAAAGTTAGGATATAAAGGATTCTTCTTGAATATGTTGTTCCAGGGTGCTAGTCGTTTTGACATGTATATTTCGGGAACAGCTGCCATGAATGGAGGACAAACCGGTGAATTTCCGGTTATCTATGATTATCAGACAGATTATTGGCGGCCGGATAATACGGATGCCCGTTATCCACGCTTGATGTCGAGTGCCGGTTTGAATGGAAATAACAATTACGAAGCAAGTGACTTCTGGTTGGTTAATGGTGCATTTTTACGTATGAAAGACTTTTCTTTCGGATACGACTTTAAGCGTTTGTTGAAAAATGTGAATTGGATTTCAAAAGCCAATTTGGCTATTTCCGGACAGAATTTATTTACGATTTCGGAAGCAATCAAGTATGGACTTGATCCGGAAGAGTCATCAACTGAACGGTACGGTTATCCGAATGAAAGAATATATGCGGTTAGTTTGAGTGTTGGATTTTAATGATGTATGAATTATGAATAAATATCAAAAAATAGGTTTCGCATGTTTAGCAGGATTGAGTATTTTATCTTCCTGCGACGTGATGGATACGGAACCTTTTGAAACATATAGTGAAGATTTGGTTTGGAGTTCAAAAGAAACGGTAGATGCTTTTGTGATAGAGACTTATCCGGGTACGATTGCCAATAATTTTGCTGGAGGATGTGGTAGTTGGGAGTCTTTGACACCTAATGGTGCACAATGCGATCAGGTTGGTAACTCGATTAATACCAAAGCAACAGAAACAGGAATCGATGCATATACAGATTATGGTTTCGGACGTTTTGGTGAACAGCGTCGTTGCAATATGGTTTTGGAAAAGGTGGCTGAGTCTACAGTATTGACCGAGTTGCAAAAAAAGGAATTGACTGCAGAAGCGCATTATTTGAGAGGCGCATTATGGTTTGATATGACTCGTAAAATGGGACGTTTTGTGCCGATAGACAAAGTTCTCGATCAGAATGATACGGAAGCTTTTAAGACCCCGGCTACAGCCAGTGTTGAGGAGAGCTATCGTTTGGTGATGGAAGAATTGGATCTGGCTGTTGAAGGTCTTCCTGAAACATCGGATCAAGGACGTGCAAACAGATATGCTGCTTTAGCCTTACGTAGTCGTGCAGCTCTTCAGGCTTACGCTTATACGAAAGATAGTAAATACTTGGATGTGGTGATTAATTCATCTAACGAAGTGATCAATTCTGGACAATATACGCTTGCTGATAATTATGGTGATATATTTGATGAGAA
This is a stretch of genomic DNA from Parabacteroides chongii. It encodes these proteins:
- a CDS encoding Gfo/Idh/MocA family protein; translated protein: MKRRDFLRNTGLLASSSVIFGHTELLEAKQVEAAKVMSAAPDDLDAKLDKPLTAVIIGAGSRGNTYALYADRYPGSLQIVGVSDINEFRRKGMGDRFSVKASHRFGDWSEVFKQPKFADIMIITTPDYLHYEPCMKALEMGYHVLLEKPAAQTEKECTDILKQSRKYNRIVAICHVLRYAPYFKALKETVDSGKIGELVSIQHLEPIERIHFSHSYVRGNWNNSKKTTPAVISKSCHDLDILRWIVGKPCKEVTAFGSLSYFKSSKAPKGAAKRCLDCPIEAQCAFSAKRVYYDRRDWLNVFDLSGDRQQQGEQILSYLRTTDYGRCVFYSDNDQPDHFIMNMKFENDVTVAFSMEALTSYAGRRTRIMGTKGDIVGDMQTFTLTDFLTGKQEKWGTDISDGHGGGDLRLVRDLLWAVDKEDESLLTSTIEASIESHVMGFKAEESRLNGTIEKL
- a CDS encoding right-handed parallel beta-helix repeat-containing protein, with the protein product MKKGLLFFMLMASCTIGWAKEYHVAVTGSDVDEGSATTPLRTINAAAQKALPGDTITVHAGIYREWVNPLYGGTSDYQRILYRAAEGELVEIKGSELIKGWKKEKKGNGVWKVILPNSFFGNYNPYTEELFGDWFADGGRVHHTGDVYLNDCSLYEVPSVEKVINPDTIRSVRDPEGTQRVWSAVVDKENTTIYAHFGDLDPNKETVEIAVRPTCFYPTRQGLNYITIRGFRVSQAATQWAAPTAEQVGMIAAHWCKGWIIENNILKNSRCNGISLGKECSTGHNVDAIDPVKQIDGSLHYIEVIFNTLRNGWSRDNIGSHIVRNNTISDCEQTGIVGSMGGAFSEIYGNHIYNIYVKRQFGGAEMGGIKLHAPVDTYIHHNVIHNVGTFGLWLDWMAQGTRVSSNTFYENWQEDMVVEVNHGPYIIDNNLFLSERAVLEYSDGGAFINNLFVGSITARGDARFTPYHLNHSTEIKGVAAIAGGDHRYYNNLFVGRGGEKPKAGCCGGFFDYGLSAYDSAKMPITASGNLFVNGARSLSGKEAGVVCNDSELQYGIEEDEKGIYFHLNMNAISFKSVKTVWVDTKKLGMTKQTALPYDCPDGSPLVFDTDFLGNTRSVTPTVGPFENLSHNTIRIKIR
- a CDS encoding glycoside hydrolase family 3 N-terminal domain-containing protein, with amino-acid sequence MRINLVRVVLILFVLGCSRGAYAQKYKDPKISTEERVDDLLSRMTLDEKLSQMGMIKLDQAGKGMEVGVGACESPFIGAEEVVRLSIKAKRFFRDSTRLGIPPIQIAECLHGFLSHGSTVFPQAIAQGSTWNPSLIKEMASVIALEASSAGVDQALSPLFDIIRDPRYGRVEECYGEDAYLVGEIGSAFVCGMQGDPDQTKERIADNKLMCTAKHFAAYSVPVAGINLGPTSIGERELRTSHLPAFQKAVQDANIYSVMPSYNEMDGIAAHESKFLLKQVLRDEWGFQGYVFSDYGAIDMLHSFHKTATDRKDAAMKAVIAGVDLDNTRISYLSLKERVQSGELPEAVIDTCVKRILRVKFKAGLFEKSYPDPKVTKQVIGNKEHKELTQRVAEESVILLKNEASLLPLDRKSLKSIAVLGPNADQVQYGDYSYTKDNASGVTVLQGIKELAGKDISVKYAKGCSISGMSKDGFAEAVDAAKASDVVIFVMGETSSILSGIGWGDESTNKTEDPNTCGEGFDVTNIDPYGVQRELLQEIYRLGKPIVLVMVHGRPWSITWEKDNIPAILEAWYPGEKGGTAIARILFGEVNPSGRLSVSVPQSVGHIPVFYNHKPSGRGFYHSPGTTDRPGRDYVFASTDPLFSFGFGLSYTTFEYSDMKVSKNNFGAADIVSVSLNVTNTGKREGKEVAQLYFRDIVSSVSVPVKQLIGFEKVLLAPGETKRITFKISPKDLALWNEDMQFVTEPGLFEIMAGRSADDILLRENIEYVE
- a CDS encoding SusC/RagA family TonB-linked outer membrane protein; protein product: MRKTTLLSVCLPLLFANVLPSIADNGKSLEIEGVTRIDQAGKTVMGKVTDANGEPLIGVTIFLKGNPGKGTITDIDGKYTISVPAGEELVFSSIGYVKQTLAVNSGTLDVVMKEDTQKLDEVVVVGYGTTTKRSMIASVSSVDSEELTTLPIANMSKGLAGRAPGLIVKTSGGGINNKAQISIRGGSTPLVVIDGVIRNYDDFIQMPSEDIESLSLLKDASATAVYGSRAADGIIQITTKKGKSGKAYIEYNFNMSMAEPAYWKERLDSWDRAEYANIAKRNDGLPDSFSAERIQKMRDGSDPLQNNNTNYRDLVLRRFAPQSSHGIRMTGGTEANNYYVSLNHLDQESLFKNNNYNMQRTNFRLSQSSLIKSIGLKTTATLDGYLQKETEPYSSRCEDIWAYFSHIQNSTPLLPAVNKYGLPYDSPGNSVVELAKDNGYKNKDEKTVNGNLKLEWAVPWVKGLNLSATGNYRYGLTTYKQWRKDAAAYDWDSKEPKYAGLPMLYNKTDYGYTWTTQFFANYTNTFGKHTISALAGYEATYGYSNSYWLQRENYKFPIDQINVGPEDTQKNGGSESEAGRAGWVGQVKYNYDNKYFVEGSLRYDGSDNFPADRRWGTFFSASLGWSIADEAFMESLVEKNIFNQLKLRASYGQVGLDNWGDENNPFHIGRFEYLTSYSLNNKAYVLNGAYVPGFSEGGIPSPDISWFTTDQFDAGFDFSSLNNRLYGSVDYFFYKTHGFLYAPNQVDVGYTDPLGMSLPRISTNGEHRRAGFDLSLGWRDHVGDFTYDITANMTRFDQLWAFDPSESVSNVMNPYKRSSQQKGYYGNLYRNLGFYTDANDVLNSVKRLGSYDLTAGDLKYADFNGDGKIDDSDMVRSGKNSFPRMNYGINIKLGYKGFFLNMLFQGASRFDMYISGTAAMNGGQTGEFPVIYDYQTDYWRPDNTDARYPRLMSSAGLNGNNNYEASDFWLVNGAFLRMKDFSFGYDFKRLLKNVNWISKANLAISGQNLFTISEAIKYGLDPEESSTERYGYPNERIYAVSLSVGF